In the genome of Fulvivirga maritima, one region contains:
- a CDS encoding helix-turn-helix transcriptional regulator, whose translation MRYFSIFASAIIIKMNRIKIILDEKGIKQTWLAKKLNKSYNMVNSYAQNRRQPSLELLYEIAKILNVSVKDLIEDNYDN comes from the coding sequence ATGCGATACTTTTCTATCTTCGCGTCAGCTATTATTATTAAAATGAATAGAATTAAAATAATCTTAGACGAGAAAGGTATTAAGCAAACTTGGTTAGCCAAAAAATTAAACAAAAGTTACAATATGGTTAATTCTTATGCTCAAAATAGAAGGCAACCAAGCCTTGAACTTCTGTACGAAATTGCCAAAATCCTTAACGTATCTGTCAAAGACCTAATAGAAGACAACTATGACAATTAA
- the dprA gene encoding DNA-processing protein DprA → MNTKYLLTLLNVPSFGRKSIKTVFERFSGSLSDLEDLNELLKNGSKLNTQIKVPAKDVLQRAYDTALTIMDKSDQNGIQIISCYDDLFPNELHQIPDSPIVLHVKGNLSAIEQNERVAIIGTREPTEWGERAGKRIAQIFTERGYAVVSGLAKGCDTSAHIGCLERNGTTVAVMASGLDHIYPSDNKELASNILQNNGCLVSEYQIGLRPQRNYFTERDRIQSGLSKGVIVVETGYKGGTMHTVKFAIEQSKRLACIVGHPEKYSKSDKIKGGYSLVNRQVAFGIGNPNDIDFFMTLLSSK, encoded by the coding sequence ATGAACACTAAATACTTACTCACTTTACTTAATGTACCAAGCTTTGGAAGGAAATCAATAAAAACAGTATTTGAGCGGTTTTCTGGAAGCTTGTCTGACCTTGAAGATCTAAATGAGCTTTTAAAAAATGGATCAAAACTAAACACTCAGATTAAAGTGCCAGCAAAAGATGTTCTTCAAAGAGCATATGATACAGCTTTGACAATAATGGATAAATCCGATCAAAATGGTATACAGATAATTTCTTGCTATGATGATCTTTTCCCCAATGAACTACATCAAATTCCAGACAGTCCAATTGTTTTGCATGTAAAAGGGAATTTAAGTGCAATTGAACAAAATGAGCGTGTTGCAATAATCGGCACTAGGGAGCCTACGGAATGGGGAGAAAGAGCAGGTAAACGAATAGCTCAAATTTTTACTGAAAGAGGATATGCTGTAGTAAGTGGGTTAGCTAAAGGGTGTGATACAAGTGCCCATATAGGTTGCTTGGAGAGAAACGGAACCACTGTCGCGGTAATGGCATCAGGTCTAGATCATATTTATCCAAGTGATAATAAAGAACTTGCTTCTAATATCCTTCAAAATAATGGATGCTTAGTGTCGGAATATCAAATAGGCTTAAGGCCACAAAGAAACTATTTTACCGAAAGAGATAGGATACAAAGTGGACTAAGTAAAGGGGTTATTGTGGTTGAAACTGGCTATAAGGGAGGCACCATGCACACGGTAAAGTTTGCAATTGAACAGAGCAAGAGATTAGCATGTATAGTTGGTCATCCAGAAAAATACTCTAAAAGTGATAAGATTAAAGGAGGCTATTCGTTAGTAAATAGACAAGTAGCTTTTGGGATCGGAAACCCAAATGATATTGATTTTTTTATGACATTATTATCTAGTAAATGA